From a single Brassica napus cultivar Da-Ae chromosome C9, Da-Ae, whole genome shotgun sequence genomic region:
- the LOC106413591 gene encoding RNA-binding KH domain-containing protein RCF3-like — MERSRSKRNYHYDQDYDGDSIGRSKPRYSHNFGGGNNRYRGGGNGRPSKSHSDTMATTTYRVLCHDAKAGGVIGKSGSIIKSIRQHTGAWINVHELVPGDVERIIEISDNRRRDPDGRMPAFSPAQEALFSVHDRILESEAQYGYGVAPPPEDEEDYGGVRPGGGKVVTRLVVSKVNVGCLLGRGGKIIEQMRIETKTHIRILPRETNLPRCVSQSDEIVQIVGEPAAVRNALGIVASRLRESQHRDRTHFQGRVHSPERLPADDYIPQQRRQSSDRFNHGNYRNNSFSSRQSNYADEAPAASGGENVQQPFYTEDLVFKILCPVDKIVKVVGESQGIVDLLQNDVGVDMSVSDPVAGSDEQIITISSEEAPDDPLFPAQEALLHIQTQIVDLIPDKDNLITTKLLVSSRDSGCLEGKAGSVSEISRLTGASVQILARDEMPQCVSINDVVVQIAGEIKAARDALVELTLRLRSHMCKELSQKETPPGSTSTTGPLEGVAGVMEVASSNNTTQSREGLAIAPQYKEGGGSVAKAGESEHRDEVPVTASRMPVALVTRSTLEIVLPDEVIPKLVTKSRNKLAQVSEWSGATVTLVEDRPEETQNVIRISGTPEQAERAQSLLQGFVLSIQDDGP; from the exons ATGGAGAGATCTAGATCGAAGAGGAACTATCACTATGACCAAGACTATGACGGAGATTCCATCGGAAGGTCTAAACCTCGCTACAGCCACAACTTTGGCGGCGGAAATAACAGATACCGCGGCGGCGGAAACGGACGGCCGTCGAAGTCTCACTCGGACACGATGGCGACGACCACTTACCGTGTCCTCTGCCACGACGCCAAAGCGGGAGGCGTTATCGGCAAATCCGGATCCATCATCAAGTCCATTCGACAGCACACCGGCGCGTGGATCAACGTCCACGAGCTAGTTCCCGGAGACGTCGAGCGTATCATCGAGATTTCCGATAACCGTCGGCGTGACCCCGACGGGAGAATGCCGGCGTTCTCTCCCGCTCAGGAGGCTTTGTTCAGTGTCCACGACCGGATTTTGGAGAGCGAAGCTCAGTACGGGTACGGCGTAGCTCCGCCGCCGGAGGATGAGGAGGATTACGGTGGTGTGAGGCCTGGAGGAGGGAAAGTGGTGACGAGGCTTGTGGTTTCCAAGGTTAATGTTGGTTGCTTGCTTGGTAGAGGTGGCAAGATTATCGAGCAGATGAGGATTGAAACCAAGACTCATATTAGGATTCTTCCTCGAGAGACTAACTTACCTCGTTGTGTCTCTCAGTCTGATGAGATTGTCCAG ATTGTAGGTGAACCTGCTGCAGTGAGAAACGCTTTAGGTATTGTAGCGTCGCGTCTAAGAGAGAGTCAGCATCGTGATCGCACTCATTTCCAGGGGCGTGTACATTCACCAGAACGGCTACCAGCTGATGACTACATCCCACAGCAGAGAAGACAATCATCAGATAGGTTTAACCATGGCAATTACAGGAATAACAGTTTCAGCTCACGCCAATCTAACTACGCAGATGAAGCTCCAGCAGCTTCAGGTGGTGAGAATGTGCAGCAGCCTTTCTACACTGAAGACCTCGTGTTCAAGATTCTATGCCCTGTTGATAAGATTGTTAAGGTtgttggagaatcacaaggaataGTAGATTTGCTTCAGAACGATGTGGGCGTGGACATGAGTGTATCTGACCCTGTTGCTGGATCTGATGAACAGATAATTACCATTTCTTCAGAAGAG GCACCTGATGATCCGCTTTTCCCTGCTCAAGAAGCTTTGTTGCACATTCAAACTCAGATCGTAGACCTGATTCCGGATAAAGATAACCTTATAACGACGAAATTGCTCGTCTCATCTAGAGACTCAGGATGTTTGGAAGGGAAAGCAGGATCAGTATCTGAGATATCACGATTAACTGGAGCAAGCGTACAGATTCTCGCTAGGGACGAAATGCCCCAATGTGTTTCCATCAATGATGTTGTTGTACAG ATTGCTGGCGAGATCAAAGCAGCTCGGGATGCACTTGTTGAATTAACCTTACGATTGAGGAGTCATATGTGCAAGGAGCTCTCTCAGAAGGAGACACCACCGGGTTCCACTTCCACAACTGGCCCTCTTGAAGGTGTTGCAGGAGTAATGGAGGTAGCTTCATCGAATAACACAACTCAATCCCGTGAAGGACTCGCAATCGCGCCGCAATATAAG GAAGGTGGTGGATCAGTTGCAaaggcgggtgaaagtgaaCACCGGGATGAGGTTCCTGTCACGGCTAGCAG AATGCCGGTGGCACTTGTTACTAGGAGCACTCTTGAAATTGTCTTACCAGACGAGGTTATTCCTAAGCTTGTTACGAAATCAAGAAACAAGCTTGCACAAGTCAGTGAG TGGTCTGGAGCTACTGTAACATTAGTTGAAGACCGACCGGAAGAAACACAGAATGTCATTCGTATTTCGGGTACGCCAGAGCAGGCAGAGAGAGCACAGAGCTTGCTTCAAGGCTTCGTCTTGAGCA tACAAGACGATGGACCGTGA
- the LOC106413901 gene encoding RING-H2 finger protein ATL20, translating into MEFTTKITSFSLLFLSLINPTLTTATCSTAVCRNGDPIIRFPFRLKSHQPQSCGYDKGFDLTCGNNNGVNRTTIRLPFSGNFTIEMIDYAAQEILLADPNNCLPKRLLTLNLTSTPFDGVYTRRFTFFSFPTSGYLRFGRFNPITCLSDENSTVFATAFPRAVNYLSAQSCRLMKTVNVPVRWPAYEHAVSYWGLSDNLWLTWRVPRCRRCESRGGKCGIKSNSSREIICSDAPKPAIPRKLGYAIAIGAGIPGTLILFGVFCFVYSKINAFIKRRHLISHPEINNTQAHSSQSSIIIKGLDGSTIDSYPKIVLGESKRLPKIDDVTCAICLSEYEPKETLRTIPLCQHCFHADCIDEWLKLNGTCPVCRNSPEQILPSENVNS; encoded by the exons ATGGAGTTTACTACAAAAATAACATCATTCTCTCTCTTATTTCTCTCTCTCATAAACCCGACCTTGACCACTGCCACATGCAGTACCGCCGTTTGTCGCAATGGCGATCCAATTATCCGTTTCCCTTTCCGTTTAAAATCCCACCAACCCCAATCTTGCGGTTATGACAAAGGGTTCGACCTAACCTGCGGTAATAATAACGGCGTTAACAGAACCACCATAAGACTACCATTCTCTGGTAACTTCACCATCGAGATGATCGATTACGCAGCTCAAGAGATTTTACTCGCCGACCCAAATAACTGTCTTCCTAAACGCCTCTTAACGCTAAACCTCACTTCGACGCCGTTTGATGGCGTTTACACACGTCGGTTCACGTTTTTTAGCTTCCCGACGTCGGGATATCTTCGTTTTGGGAGGTTCAATCCGATAACGTGTTTGAGCGATGAAAACAGCACCGTGTTTGCCACTGCTTTTCCTAGAGCGGTGAACTACCTGTCCGCTCAGTCGTGCCGGTTAATGAAAACCGTTAACGTTCCGGTTCGTTGGCCGGCTTATGAGCATGCCGTTTCGTATTGGGGACTCAGTGATAACCTATGGCTCACTTGGAGGGTCCCGAGATGCCGCCGGTGTGAGAGTAGAGGTGGTAAGTGTGGGATTAAGAGTAATTCTTCTCGTGAAATCATATGCTCTGATGCTCCTAAGCCAG cTATTCCGAGAAAACTCGGTTATGCAATAGCCATCGGTGCAGGGATCCCAGGAACTTTAATCCTCTTCGGTGTTTTCTGTTTCGTTTACAGCAAAATTAACGCCTTCATCAAACGACGCCATCTTATCTCGCATCCAGAGATCAACAACACTCAAGCCCACTCTTCTCAGTCCAGTATCATCATAAAGGGTTTAGATGGGTCTACTATAGATTCATATCCAAAAATAGTGTTAGGTGAAAGCAAAAGGTTACCCAAAATAGACGATGTCACATGTGCCATTTGTCTCTCAGAGTATGAGCCCAAGGAGACGCTTAGGACAATACCATTGTGCCAACACTGTTTTCACGCCGACTGCATCGATGAGTGGCTGAAACTAAATGGGACTTGTCCCGTGTGTCGAAACTCTCCCGAGCAGATTTTGCCATCTGAAAACGTTAATTCTTAG
- the LOC106413744 gene encoding 50S ribosomal protein L9, whose protein sequence is MAHVAQSRNVIRHVVSRGKAFHKSENAIHHPLLFACQGVRYRKLEVILTTGIEKLGKGGETVKVAPGYFRNHLMPKLLAVPNIDKYAHLIREQRKMRNFEEKEEVKVVHKTSEVQTKEFEKAAKRLANANLVLRKLIDKEKFKNRSSKEDKPDVQTPVTKEEIVSEVARQLCVKIDPDNVVLTEPLTTFGEYEVPLKFPKTIPLPPGTVQWILKLKVRGH, encoded by the exons ATGGCACATGTCGCGCAAAGCCGAAACGTGATCCGGCATGTAGTATCGAGAGGAAAAGCTTTCCATAAATCCGAAAACGCGATCCATCACCCTCTCCTTTTCGCCTGTCAAGGAGTTCGTTACAGAAAATTGGAAGTGATTCTCACCACG GGCATAGAGAAGCTTGGGAAAGGGGGTGAGACGGTGAAGGTAGCTCCTGGTTACTTCAGGAATCACCTTATGCCTAAGCTCCTTGCTGTCCCCAACATTGACAAGTATGCTCATCTCATCCGAGAGCAGCGCAAG ATGCGTAATTTTGAAGAAAAGGAAGAGGTTAAAGTGGTTCATAAAACTTCTGAAGTTCAGACCAAAGAGTTTGAAAAGGCCGCTAAGCGCCTCGCCAATGCCAACTTG GTACTGAGGAAGTTAATTGACAAGGAAAAGTTCAAAAACCGTTCCTCAAAGGAGGATAAACCGGATGTACAAACACCTGTGACAAAGGAAGAGATAGTCTCTGAG GTGGCGAGGCAGCTCTGTGTGAAGATTGATCCGGACAATGTGGTTCTTACGGAGCCATTGACAACTTTTGGCGAGTATGAGGTTCCTTTGAAATTCCCAAAGACTATTCCTTTGCCACCAGGAACTGTTCAGTGGATTCTCAAACTCAAAGTCCGTGGCCATTGA